In Duganella zoogloeoides, a single genomic region encodes these proteins:
- a CDS encoding M1 family metallopeptidase, with protein MQIKKTLSAVVLSALMSLGVTVAHADPLSYARYDQVRTSDLYLDLKADFGRKTLSGYAELTLNWIDKTSRTLVLDTKELSISRVQVLNPNGRWTSTSYMLDKFDLQKGRALRIALPFQPQKVRVYYRTAPSAAALQWMAPAQTMSGKRPFMFSQSQDINARSWAPVQDTPAVRFTYSARIDAPTGLRVLMSADNDPAATGKGGWKFKMTQPIPSYLLAIAIGEIDVRTLGPRSAVYAEPARIEAAASELADTEKMIEAAESLYGPYRWERYDMIVLPPSFPYGGMENPRLTFLTPTMIAGDKSLVDLIAHELAHSWSGNLVTNASWKYMWLNEGFTTYVTTRIVEKIYGPEIAEMNLQVEQEEALASLATIPAARQALATRGPDVDPSAYSDGSLIYPKGAWFLRTLEQRAGRETFDVFLRGWFDSHAFKSATTDEFVDYLKKNLLDAHPEYMAQVELDEWLYGAGIPANAVRAASPRLAALDEQRNSWLRGELPTADLNGKGWIALEWMHFLNDIDGKATAAQLRDLDQNFGLAKSGNNEIAFRFYLASVKAGYDVRQPLTKFLMSVGRQKFVVPLYTALLKQPAQAEWARSVYAKARDHYHPVTQASVDKQFKK; from the coding sequence ATGCAAATCAAGAAGACCTTGTCCGCGGTCGTGCTATCCGCACTGATGTCGCTGGGCGTGACCGTCGCCCACGCCGACCCGCTGAGCTACGCCCGCTACGACCAGGTGCGCACCAGCGACCTGTATCTGGACCTGAAGGCCGATTTCGGCCGCAAGACCCTGTCCGGCTATGCCGAACTGACGCTGAACTGGATCGACAAGACCTCGCGCACGCTGGTACTCGACACGAAAGAACTCAGTATCTCGCGCGTGCAGGTATTGAACCCGAACGGCCGCTGGACCTCCACGTCGTACATGCTCGACAAGTTCGACCTGCAAAAGGGACGCGCCCTGCGCATCGCGCTGCCGTTCCAGCCGCAGAAGGTGCGCGTGTACTACCGCACCGCGCCGTCGGCCGCCGCGCTGCAATGGATGGCGCCCGCGCAGACCATGTCGGGCAAGCGTCCGTTCATGTTCAGCCAGTCGCAGGACATCAACGCCCGCTCGTGGGCGCCGGTGCAGGATACGCCTGCCGTGCGCTTCACCTACAGCGCGCGCATCGACGCGCCGACCGGCCTGCGCGTGCTCATGAGCGCCGACAACGACCCTGCCGCCACCGGCAAGGGCGGCTGGAAGTTCAAGATGACGCAGCCGATTCCATCGTACCTGCTGGCCATTGCCATCGGCGAGATCGACGTGCGCACGCTGGGCCCGCGTTCGGCCGTGTATGCCGAACCGGCGCGCATCGAAGCGGCTGCCAGCGAGCTGGCCGACACCGAGAAAATGATCGAAGCGGCCGAAAGCCTGTACGGCCCGTACCGGTGGGAGCGTTACGACATGATCGTGCTGCCGCCGTCGTTCCCGTATGGCGGCATGGAAAACCCGCGCCTGACCTTCCTCACGCCGACCATGATCGCCGGCGACAAGAGCCTGGTCGATCTGATCGCGCATGAACTGGCGCACTCGTGGTCAGGCAACCTGGTGACCAACGCCTCGTGGAAGTACATGTGGCTCAACGAAGGCTTTACCACCTACGTCACCACCCGCATCGTGGAAAAAATCTACGGTCCGGAAATCGCCGAGATGAATTTGCAAGTGGAGCAGGAAGAGGCGCTGGCGTCGCTGGCCACCATCCCCGCCGCCAGGCAGGCGCTGGCCACGCGCGGCCCGGACGTCGATCCGTCGGCGTACTCGGACGGCAGCCTGATTTATCCGAAGGGCGCCTGGTTCCTGCGCACGCTCGAACAGCGCGCCGGTCGCGAAACGTTCGATGTGTTCCTGCGCGGCTGGTTCGACTCGCATGCGTTCAAGTCGGCCACCACCGACGAATTCGTCGACTACCTGAAAAAGAACCTGCTCGACGCCCATCCCGAATACATGGCGCAGGTGGAGCTCGACGAGTGGCTGTACGGCGCCGGCATTCCGGCCAATGCCGTGCGCGCGGCCTCGCCACGCCTGGCGGCACTGGACGAACAGCGCAACAGCTGGCTGCGCGGCGAACTGCCCACGGCCGACCTCAATGGCAAGGGCTGGATCGCGCTCGAATGGATGCACTTCCTGAACGACATCGACGGCAAGGCCACGGCGGCGCAATTGCGTGACCTCGACCAGAACTTCGGCCTGGCGAAAAGCGGCAACAACGAAATCGCGTTCCGCTTCTACCTGGCGTCCGTCAAGGCCGGCTACGACGTGCGCCAACCGCTCACCAAATTCCTCATGAGCGTGGGCCGCCAGAAGTTCGTGGTGCCGCTGTACACGGCGCTGCTGAAACAACCGGCGCAAGCCGAGTGGGCGCGCAGCGTGTACGCCAAGGCGCGCGACCATTACCACCCGGTGACGCAGGCATCGGTCGATAAACAGTTCAAGAAATAA